A genome region from Arthrobacter agilis includes the following:
- a CDS encoding ROK family transcriptional regulator: MRSSPGATNGTEGLRTQNLSQILTMVHRHGPLSRSELTRRSGFNRSTVGALVSALTEKQLVHETDPAVGGRVGRPSPIVRANPGVAVLAVNPDIDALTVGVVGLGGHVHRRVRRETRGVPSLEDAVELTRDIVADLRPVLTGLDRVLGVGIALPGLVNAGTGRVLVAPHLGWRDADLTGPFGRALELPAVAANDAALGSLAESIFGAALGVDDAVYLNGSASGIGGGIVTGGAQLVGSRGYGGELGHTLVSPGGFPCHCGRSGCLDAEVRLERLLGAAGLEGGGIEALEQVLSDEPSAAVQAEAERQLELLAVALVDFVNIFDPELIVLGGFLGSLVAFRGDQLTDVVNAQSLAGRVEVRRAALGPELLLVGAAELAFQSLLASPS, from the coding sequence GTGCGGTCATCACCCGGTGCGACGAACGGCACGGAAGGCCTTCGCACACAGAACCTGTCGCAGATCCTCACGATGGTCCACCGGCACGGACCGCTGTCGCGGTCGGAACTGACCCGCCGCAGCGGCTTCAACCGCTCGACCGTCGGCGCCCTCGTGTCCGCCCTGACGGAGAAGCAGCTCGTCCATGAGACGGACCCGGCGGTCGGTGGCCGGGTCGGCCGCCCGAGCCCCATCGTGCGGGCCAATCCGGGCGTCGCCGTCCTCGCCGTGAACCCGGACATCGACGCGCTGACCGTCGGGGTCGTCGGCCTGGGTGGCCACGTCCACCGGCGCGTGCGCCGGGAGACCCGCGGCGTGCCGTCCCTCGAGGACGCCGTCGAGCTCACCCGCGACATCGTGGCCGATCTCCGGCCTGTCCTGACCGGCCTCGACCGGGTGCTCGGTGTCGGTATCGCGCTCCCCGGACTCGTCAACGCCGGCACGGGCCGCGTGCTCGTCGCGCCGCACCTCGGCTGGCGGGACGCCGACCTGACCGGGCCGTTCGGCCGCGCCCTGGAACTCCCGGCCGTCGCGGCGAACGACGCCGCCCTCGGTTCCCTCGCGGAGAGCATCTTCGGGGCAGCACTGGGCGTGGACGACGCCGTCTATCTCAACGGCAGCGCGAGCGGTATCGGCGGCGGGATCGTGACGGGAGGAGCGCAGCTGGTGGGGAGCCGGGGGTACGGCGGCGAGCTGGGCCACACGCTCGTCAGCCCGGGCGGCTTCCCGTGCCACTGCGGCCGGTCGGGCTGCCTCGATGCCGAGGTGCGGCTCGAACGGCTGCTCGGGGCCGCGGGCCTCGAGGGAGGCGGCATCGAGGCGCTGGAGCAGGTGCTGTCGGACGAGCCCTCCGCTGCCGTGCAGGCTGAGGCGGAACGCCAACTGGAACTGCTCGCCGTCGCCCTCGTGGACTTCGTGAACATCTTCGACCCGGAGCTGATCGTGCTCGGCGGTTTCCTCGGCTCCCTCGTCGCCTTCCGGGGCGATCAACTCACCGACGTCGTGAACGCG